One part of the Mycobacterium marinum genome encodes these proteins:
- a CDS encoding LCP family protein, whose translation MPVQRVVRAVATALAVVVVLGTGLAWTNVRSFEGGIFHMSAPSLGHGADDGAIDILLVGLDSRTDAHGNPLTPEELATLRAGDEEATNTDTIILVRIPNNGRSATAISIPRDSYVQAPGLGKTKINGVYGQTRETKRAGLVQAGASAAEAAAAGTEAGREALIKTVADLTGVTVDHYAEIGLLGFALITDALGGVDVCLNGPVYEPLSGADFPAGRQKLTGPQALAFVRQRHELPRGDLDRVVRQQAVMASLAHRVISGKTLSSPTTVRRLEQAVQRSVVLSSGWNIIDFVQQLQQLTGGNVAFATIPVLDGSGWSDDGMQSVVRVDPHQVADWVGSLLNEQNEGKTAELAYAPAKTTADVVNDTDINGLAAAVSDVLSAKGFTTGSVGNNEAGHVKLSQVRAATTDDLGAQQVAKELGGLPVVADTSIPSGSVRVVLSNDYSGPGSGLGGAMAPAHASNPGYSDTAPPPSPILTAGSDQPECIN comes from the coding sequence ATGCCTGTGCAACGTGTGGTTCGTGCGGTCGCTACCGCATTGGCCGTCGTGGTCGTCCTGGGCACCGGTTTGGCGTGGACCAACGTCCGGTCCTTCGAAGGCGGCATCTTCCACATGTCCGCACCCTCGCTGGGACACGGCGCCGACGACGGAGCGATCGACATTCTGTTGGTCGGCCTCGACAGCCGTACCGATGCCCACGGCAATCCGCTGACGCCCGAGGAATTGGCGACCCTGCGGGCCGGCGACGAGGAAGCCACCAACACCGACACGATCATCCTGGTCCGGATCCCCAACAACGGGAGGTCGGCCACCGCGATATCGATCCCGCGCGATTCCTATGTCCAGGCCCCCGGCCTGGGCAAGACCAAGATCAACGGCGTCTACGGCCAGACCAGGGAGACCAAGCGGGCCGGCCTGGTCCAGGCCGGCGCCTCGGCGGCGGAAGCCGCGGCCGCGGGTACCGAGGCCGGTCGCGAGGCGCTGATCAAGACCGTTGCCGACCTCACCGGTGTCACCGTCGATCACTACGCCGAGATCGGCCTGCTGGGTTTCGCGTTGATCACCGATGCGCTCGGTGGCGTCGATGTCTGCCTCAACGGGCCCGTCTACGAACCGCTTTCGGGAGCGGATTTTCCGGCCGGGCGACAGAAACTCACCGGCCCGCAGGCACTGGCCTTCGTGCGTCAGCGCCACGAGCTGCCCCGAGGCGACCTGGACCGGGTGGTGCGTCAGCAAGCGGTGATGGCCTCACTGGCCCACCGGGTCATCTCCGGCAAGACACTGTCCAGCCCGACGACGGTGCGGCGCCTGGAACAAGCCGTGCAGCGCTCGGTGGTGCTGTCTTCCGGCTGGAACATCATTGACTTCGTCCAACAGCTACAACAGCTGACCGGCGGCAACGTCGCCTTCGCCACCATCCCGGTGCTCGACGGGTCCGGCTGGAGCGACGACGGCATGCAAAGCGTGGTCCGCGTCGACCCGCACCAGGTTGCCGACTGGGTCGGCAGCCTGCTCAACGAGCAGAACGAAGGCAAGACCGCGGAACTCGCGTACGCGCCCGCCAAGACCACCGCCGACGTGGTCAACGACACCGACATCAACGGACTGGCGGCGGCGGTGTCAGATGTGTTGAGCGCAAAAGGGTTTACCACCGGTTCGGTCGGCAACAACGAGGCCGGCCATGTCAAGCTCAGCCAGGTTCGCGCCGCCACCACCGACGATCTGGGAGCACAGCAGGTCGCCAAGGAATTGGGCGGCCTACCGGTGGTCGCCGACACGTCGATACCGAGCGGATCCGTTCGGGTGGTGCTGTCCAACGACTACAGCGGCCCGGGCTCCGGACTGGGCGGCGCGATGGCTCCCGCGCATGCCTCCAACCCCGGGTACTCCGACACCGCTCCCCCGCCGTCGCCGATCCTGACCGCCGGATCAGATCAGCCGGAGTGCATCAACTGA
- the rfbD gene encoding dTDP-4-dehydrorhamnose reductase, translating into MVGRSERLVITGAAGQLGGVLAAQAVRAGRDVLAKTSSEWDITDAAATGEIIGTGDVVINCAAYTDVDSAESDEARAYAVNATGPENLAKACARAGAALIHVSTDYVFDGDHADLPDGAQPQPYEPGDKTAPQGVYARSKLAGEQAVLAALPDAVVVRSAWVYTGGTGSDFVAIMRRLAAGEGPVDVVDDQTGSPTYVADLAAALLEVADAGVRGRLLHAANGGAVSRFGLARAVFEECGTDPQRVRPVSTAQFPRPAVRPGYSALGGRQWAAAGLTPLRPWRSALVAALAAASDRALAGRPVPSTSD; encoded by the coding sequence ATGGTTGGCAGGTCAGAGAGGCTGGTTATCACCGGCGCAGCGGGGCAGCTCGGCGGTGTTTTGGCTGCCCAGGCGGTGCGTGCGGGCCGTGATGTGTTGGCAAAAACGTCATCGGAATGGGACATCACCGACGCCGCGGCCACCGGGGAGATCATCGGAACCGGTGATGTCGTGATCAACTGCGCTGCCTACACCGACGTCGACAGCGCGGAAAGTGACGAGGCTCGCGCCTACGCCGTCAACGCCACCGGCCCGGAAAATCTCGCCAAGGCCTGTGCGCGCGCCGGTGCGGCGTTGATTCACGTCTCCACCGACTACGTATTCGATGGTGATCACGCTGATCTGCCCGACGGGGCGCAGCCGCAACCCTACGAGCCCGGCGACAAAACGGCGCCACAGGGCGTGTACGCGCGCAGCAAGTTGGCCGGTGAGCAGGCGGTGCTGGCGGCCCTGCCCGATGCCGTCGTGGTGCGGTCGGCCTGGGTCTATACCGGCGGGACGGGCAGTGATTTCGTCGCCATCATGCGCCGACTGGCCGCTGGAGAGGGTCCGGTGGATGTGGTGGACGACCAAACCGGGTCACCGACCTATGTGGCCGACTTGGCGGCCGCGCTGCTGGAAGTGGCCGATGCCGGCGTGCGCGGGCGCCTGCTGCACGCCGCCAACGGGGGCGCGGTCTCGCGGTTCGGGTTGGCCCGCGCGGTGTTCGAGGAATGCGGCACCGATCCGCAGCGGGTGCGCCCGGTCAGCACCGCACAGTTCCCCCGGCCGGCGGTGCGGCCGGGCTACTCCGCGCTGGGCGGGCGGCAGTGGGCCGCAGCAGGCCTGACTCCGCTGCGTCCGTGGCGCAGTGCCCTGGTCGCCGCGTTGGCCGCGGCTTCGGACCGGGCGTTGGCCGGTCGACCGGTACCCTCGACGAGTGACTGA
- a CDS encoding glycosyltransferase family 2 protein yields the protein MTDVLPVVAVTYSPGPHLERFLASLSLATDRPVSVLLADNGSTDGTPQAAVERYPNVRIFHTGANLGYGTAVNRAVAQLTEQPEPDDWLIVANPDVQWGPGSIDALLEAVERWPQAGALGPLIRDPDGSVYPSARHLPSLVRGGMHAVLGPVWPRNPWTKAYRQEHLEPSERPVGWLSGSCLLVRRSAFRQIGGFDERYFMYMEDVDLGDRLGQAGWLSVYVPSAEVLHHKGHSTGRDPANHLAAHHRSTYIFLADRHAGWWRAPLRWTLRGSLAVRSRLMVRSSRRKLVEGRH from the coding sequence GTGACTGACGTCCTGCCGGTCGTGGCGGTGACCTACTCGCCGGGCCCCCACTTGGAGCGCTTCTTGGCGTCTTTGTCGCTGGCCACCGACCGTCCGGTAAGTGTGCTGCTGGCCGACAACGGCTCCACCGACGGAACACCTCAGGCGGCCGTCGAGCGCTACCCCAACGTGCGGATCTTCCACACCGGGGCCAACCTCGGGTACGGCACCGCGGTGAACCGGGCCGTCGCCCAACTCACCGAACAACCGGAGCCAGACGACTGGCTGATCGTGGCCAACCCGGACGTGCAGTGGGGGCCGGGCAGCATCGACGCGCTGCTCGAGGCCGTCGAGCGCTGGCCCCAGGCCGGGGCGTTGGGCCCGCTGATCCGCGATCCCGATGGATCGGTGTACCCGTCGGCGCGCCATCTGCCCAGCCTGGTCCGCGGCGGTATGCACGCGGTGCTCGGGCCGGTATGGCCCCGCAATCCCTGGACCAAGGCCTATCGCCAGGAACACCTCGAGCCCAGCGAACGGCCGGTGGGCTGGCTATCGGGTTCGTGCCTATTGGTGCGCCGCTCCGCGTTCCGCCAGATCGGCGGTTTCGACGAGCGCTACTTCATGTATATGGAAGACGTGGACCTCGGCGACCGGCTGGGCCAGGCTGGCTGGCTCAGCGTCTATGTGCCGTCGGCGGAAGTGCTGCACCACAAAGGCCACTCCACCGGACGCGATCCGGCGAATCACCTGGCGGCACACCACCGAAGCACCTACATTTTCCTGGCGGATCGCCATGCCGGCTGGTGGCGGGCCCCATTGCGCTGGACTTTGCGAGGATCGCTGGCGGTACGCTCCCGTCTGATGGTGCGCAGTTCGCGCCGAAAGCTGGTAGAAGGGCGGCACTGA
- a CDS encoding sugar phosphate nucleotidyltransferase: MATNGVDAVVLVGGKGTRLRPLTLSAPKPMLPTAGLPFLTHLLSRIAAAGIEHVVLSTSYQAGVFEAEFGDGSKLGLQIDYVTEDKPLGTGGGIVNVAGKLHHDTVMVFNGDVLSGADLGQLLDYHHQNQADVTLHLVRVGDPRAFGCVPTEDGRVTAFLEKTQDPPTDQINAGCYVFKREIIDRIPRGREVSVEREVFPSLLSDPDIKIYGYVDATYWRDMGTPEDFVRGSADLVRGIAPSPALQGQRGEQLVHDGAAIAPGAVLIGGTVVGRGAEIGPGVRLDGAVIFDGVKVEAGSVIERSIIGFGARIGPRALVRDGVIGDGADIGARCELLRGARVWPGVSIPDGGIRYSSDV, encoded by the coding sequence TTGGCAACCAACGGCGTCGACGCGGTGGTCCTGGTTGGTGGTAAGGGCACCAGGCTGCGCCCGCTCACCCTGTCCGCACCCAAGCCCATGCTGCCCACGGCTGGGCTGCCGTTTCTCACCCACCTGCTCTCGCGCATCGCCGCGGCGGGGATCGAACACGTGGTGTTGAGCACGTCGTATCAGGCCGGGGTGTTCGAGGCCGAGTTCGGCGACGGATCCAAGCTGGGCCTGCAGATCGACTACGTCACCGAAGACAAGCCGTTGGGGACCGGTGGCGGCATCGTCAACGTCGCCGGAAAGCTGCACCACGACACCGTGATGGTGTTCAACGGCGATGTGCTCTCCGGTGCGGATTTGGGCCAGCTGCTCGACTATCACCACCAGAATCAGGCCGACGTCACCCTGCACCTGGTGCGGGTGGGCGACCCCCGGGCATTCGGCTGCGTGCCCACCGAGGACGGCCGGGTCACGGCGTTCTTGGAAAAGACGCAGGATCCGCCCACCGACCAGATCAACGCCGGCTGCTATGTCTTCAAGCGCGAGATCATCGACCGGATTCCCCGGGGCCGTGAGGTATCGGTGGAACGCGAGGTGTTCCCCTCGTTGCTGTCCGACCCCGACATCAAGATCTACGGCTACGTCGATGCCACCTACTGGCGGGACATGGGCACGCCGGAGGACTTCGTGCGCGGCTCGGCGGATCTGGTGCGCGGGATCGCGCCTTCCCCGGCGCTACAGGGCCAGCGTGGCGAACAACTGGTACACGACGGCGCGGCGATTGCTCCCGGCGCGGTGCTGATCGGCGGCACCGTGGTGGGCCGAGGCGCCGAGATCGGACCCGGTGTCCGGCTGGACGGCGCCGTCATCTTCGATGGCGTCAAAGTCGAGGCGGGCAGTGTGATCGAACGATCGATCATCGGCTTCGGCGCGCGCATCGGCCCGCGTGCGCTGGTCCGCGACGGCGTGATCGGCGATGGCGCCGACATCGGCGCGCGCTGCGAGTTGCTGCGCGGCGCCCGCGTCTGGCCGGGCGTCTCCATTCCCGACGGCGGCATCCGCTACTCGTCGGACGTGTGA
- a CDS encoding NUDIX hydrolase, whose protein sequence is MKVAPVGVRESAIAMLSQWRAPDPAQDSLRHAVLAFLHARADACLRECEAGHITASTLVLDERGHVLLTLHPRLGRWVQLGGHCEDDDDIVAAALREATEESGIDDLLIDPELVAVHVHPVTCSLGVPTRHLDLQFVARAPAGAQITVSEESDDLQWWPPDALPPGTDHALRYLVDRAAERA, encoded by the coding sequence ATGAAGGTTGCCCCCGTCGGTGTTCGAGAGTCCGCGATCGCGATGCTGTCGCAGTGGCGGGCCCCGGACCCGGCCCAGGACTCGCTACGTCATGCCGTGCTGGCCTTCCTGCACGCCCGCGCCGATGCGTGTCTGCGCGAGTGCGAAGCCGGTCATATCACCGCGTCGACGCTGGTGCTCGACGAGCGTGGCCACGTGCTGCTCACCCTGCATCCGCGGCTGGGCCGTTGGGTGCAGCTGGGCGGGCACTGCGAGGACGACGATGACATCGTCGCCGCGGCATTGCGGGAAGCGACCGAAGAATCCGGCATCGACGACCTGCTCATCGACCCCGAATTGGTGGCCGTGCATGTCCACCCGGTGACCTGCTCACTGGGAGTGCCGACACGTCATCTCGACCTGCAGTTCGTGGCGCGTGCGCCGGCCGGGGCGCAAATAACGGTAAGCGAGGAATCCGACGATCTGCAGTGGTGGCCGCCGGATGCGTTGCCGCCAGGCACCGATCACGCGCTGCGGTACCTGGTCGACCGCGCGGCGGAGAGGGCCTGA
- a CDS encoding class I SAM-dependent methyltransferase, whose product MKTFAGKTAASADKVRGGYYTPAPVARFLARWVGRAGAKILEPSCGDGRILAELAAASGSARGVELIADEAAKARRFAPVDNTNLFTWLDESATGRWDGVAGNPPYIRFGNWPADQRDPALELMRQVGLNPTRLTNAWVPFVVASTIVVRDGGRVGLVLPAELLQVGYAGQLREFLLDRFREITLVTFDRLVFDGVLQEVVLFCGVVGSDAAQIRTVNLGDADALATADLDVEPAAALLHENEKWTKYFLDPRQIQTMRALKQCDALIRLGAVADVNVGIVTGRNSFFTFTDTVAHQLGLAAHCVPLVSRSAQLRGLVYDPNCRASDIAADHRTWLLDAPADPADPALIAHIDAGEAAGVHLGYKCSIRKPWWSTPSLWVPDLFMLRQIHRTPRLSVNSAAATSTDTVHRVRIKTAGPRVDPTALAVAFHNSVTFAFAEIMGRSYGGGILELEPREAELLPIPPPTHAGAELATDLDLLLKADEIDKALDLVDRHVLIGELDMGPDAVARCRSAWMTLRDRRIKRGSR is encoded by the coding sequence ATGAAGACGTTCGCGGGCAAGACCGCCGCGTCTGCTGACAAGGTCCGCGGCGGCTACTACACCCCGGCGCCGGTAGCCCGATTTCTGGCGCGCTGGGTCGGCCGGGCCGGGGCGAAGATCCTGGAGCCATCGTGCGGCGACGGCCGGATCCTGGCCGAGCTGGCCGCGGCCAGTGGCAGCGCCCGGGGTGTGGAGCTCATCGCGGACGAAGCGGCCAAGGCTCGACGGTTCGCGCCCGTCGACAATACGAACCTGTTCACCTGGCTGGACGAGTCAGCGACCGGCCGCTGGGACGGGGTGGCCGGCAACCCGCCCTACATCAGGTTCGGAAACTGGCCGGCCGACCAACGAGACCCGGCTTTGGAACTCATGCGACAGGTCGGACTGAACCCCACCAGATTGACCAACGCATGGGTACCGTTCGTTGTGGCGAGCACCATCGTGGTGCGCGACGGCGGACGAGTGGGTCTGGTGCTACCCGCCGAACTGCTTCAGGTCGGCTACGCCGGTCAATTACGCGAATTCTTGCTGGACCGGTTCCGGGAAATCACCTTGGTGACCTTCGACCGGTTGGTATTCGATGGAGTCTTGCAGGAAGTTGTTTTGTTCTGTGGTGTCGTAGGCAGTGACGCCGCGCAGATCCGCACGGTCAACCTCGGCGACGCCGACGCGCTTGCGACCGCTGATCTTGACGTCGAGCCCGCGGCCGCGCTGCTGCACGAAAATGAGAAGTGGACAAAATACTTTCTTGACCCCCGTCAAATTCAGACAATGCGGGCGCTCAAACAATGCGATGCGCTGATCCGGCTGGGCGCGGTGGCCGATGTGAATGTGGGCATCGTGACGGGCCGCAACAGCTTCTTCACTTTCACCGACACCGTGGCCCACCAATTGGGGCTGGCGGCACATTGCGTGCCGCTGGTTTCCCGCAGCGCGCAGTTGCGTGGTCTGGTCTACGACCCGAACTGCCGGGCAAGCGATATCGCCGCCGATCATCGGACCTGGTTGCTCGACGCTCCCGCCGATCCGGCCGACCCAGCGCTGATCGCGCACATCGACGCCGGCGAGGCGGCTGGTGTCCACCTGGGCTACAAGTGCTCGATCCGCAAGCCGTGGTGGAGCACACCGTCGCTGTGGGTCCCAGATTTGTTCATGCTGCGCCAAATCCATCGGACGCCGCGTCTGAGCGTCAATTCCGCGGCGGCAACCAGCACCGACACGGTGCATCGAGTCCGGATCAAGACGGCAGGGCCCCGGGTCGACCCGACGGCCCTGGCCGTGGCGTTCCACAACAGCGTGACATTCGCCTTCGCCGAGATCATGGGCCGCAGCTACGGAGGAGGCATCTTGGAACTGGAACCCCGTGAGGCCGAGCTACTTCCGATTCCCCCGCCTACCCATGCCGGTGCCGAGCTGGCCACCGATCTGGACCTGCTGCTCAAGGCCGATGAGATCGACAAGGCGCTGGACCTGGTGGACCGACATGTGCTGATCGGCGAACTGGACATGGGTCCAGACGCCGTGGCGCGATGCCGCTCGGCCTGGATGACGCTGCGTGATCGCCGGATCAAACGGGGATCACGATGA
- a CDS encoding coenzyme F420-0:L-glutamate ligase: MSGPALPPTGEHGTASAIEILPVEDLPEFRPGDELSTAIATAAPWLRDGDVVVVTSKVVSKCEGRLVTAPADEEARDQLRRKLVDDEAVRVLARKGRTLITESRLGLVQAAAGVDGSNVDRSELALLPVDPDASAAALRTGLRERLGVTVAVVITDTMGRAWRNGQIDAAVGAAGVSVLHNYSGATDRHGNELIVTEIAVADEIAAAADLVKGKLTAMPVAVVRGLPVRDDGSTARNLVRPGEEDLFWLGTAEAIELGHQQAQLMRRSIRQFADEPVPPQLLEAAVAEALTAPAPHHTRPVRFVWLQSHATRIALLDAMKDKWRHDLAGDGRSADSIERRVARGQILYDAPEVVIPMLVPDGAHTYPDGARTQAEHTMFTVAVGAAVQALLVALAVRGLGSCWIGSTIFAADLVRAQLQLPADWEPLGAIAIGYAQQPAELRDPVHPRDLLIRK, translated from the coding sequence GTGAGCGGTCCTGCGCTACCGCCGACGGGCGAACACGGCACGGCATCGGCTATCGAGATCTTGCCGGTCGAGGACCTGCCCGAATTCCGCCCCGGTGATGAGCTCAGCACGGCCATCGCCACGGCCGCACCGTGGTTGCGCGACGGCGACGTAGTCGTGGTCACCAGCAAAGTGGTGTCCAAGTGCGAGGGCCGGTTGGTGACCGCACCTGCCGATGAAGAAGCCCGAGATCAGCTGCGCCGCAAGTTGGTCGACGACGAAGCGGTGCGGGTACTCGCGCGCAAGGGCCGCACCCTGATCACCGAGAGCCGGCTCGGACTGGTCCAGGCTGCCGCCGGCGTGGACGGCTCCAACGTGGATCGATCTGAATTGGCATTGCTGCCAGTCGATCCCGACGCCAGTGCGGCGGCTCTGCGTACCGGCCTGCGGGAGCGGCTCGGTGTCACCGTCGCCGTGGTCATTACCGACACCATGGGCCGCGCCTGGCGCAACGGCCAGATCGACGCCGCGGTCGGCGCCGCCGGCGTCTCGGTACTGCACAACTATTCGGGCGCCACCGACCGGCATGGCAACGAGTTGATCGTCACCGAGATCGCGGTCGCCGACGAAATCGCCGCCGCGGCGGATCTGGTCAAGGGCAAACTGACCGCGATGCCAGTGGCCGTGGTGCGCGGGCTGCCGGTGCGCGACGACGGCTCAACCGCCCGGAATCTGGTACGTCCGGGCGAGGAAGACTTGTTCTGGCTGGGCACCGCCGAAGCCATCGAGCTGGGCCACCAACAAGCCCAACTGATGCGCCGGTCGATCCGGCAGTTCGCTGACGAGCCGGTCCCCCCGCAGCTGCTGGAGGCCGCCGTCGCAGAAGCGCTCACCGCTCCGGCGCCACACCACACCCGCCCGGTGCGGTTCGTCTGGCTGCAATCCCATGCCACCCGAATTGCGTTGCTCGACGCCATGAAAGACAAGTGGCGCCACGACCTCGCCGGCGACGGCAGGTCGGCTGATTCGATCGAACGCCGAGTCGCGCGCGGTCAGATTCTCTACGATGCGCCCGAGGTCGTGATTCCGATGCTGGTCCCCGACGGCGCGCACACCTACCCCGACGGGGCCCGCACCCAAGCCGAGCACACTATGTTCACCGTCGCGGTGGGAGCGGCCGTGCAGGCCCTGCTGGTGGCTTTGGCGGTGCGCGGGCTGGGCAGTTGCTGGATCGGCTCCACGATCTTTGCCGCCGACCTGGTGCGCGCACAGTTGCAGCTGCCCGCCGACTGGGAGCCATTGGGCGCCATCGCGATCGGCTACGCGCAGCAGCCGGCCGAGTTACGCGACCCGGTGCACCCCCGGGACCTGCTGATCCGCAAGTGA
- the cofD gene encoding 2-phospho-L-lactate transferase has product MKLTVLVGGVGGARFLLGAQRLLGLGQFATPDDNARHELTAVVNIGDDAWIHGLRICPDLDTCMYTLGGGVDPQRGWGHRDETWHAKEELARYGVQPDWFQLGDRDLATHLVRTQMLRAGYPLAQITTALCDRWQPGATLLPVSNDRCETHVVVTDPADQAQRAIHFQEWWVRYRAELPTHSFAFIGTETASATTEVAAAIADADVVMLAPSNPVVSIGAILAVPGIRAALRATRAPIIGYSPIIAGKPVRGMADACLSVIGVDTTAEAVGRHYGARAATGVLDYWLVAEGDQAEIDSVTVRSIPLLMSDPEATAQMVRAGLELAGVTV; this is encoded by the coding sequence GTGAAGCTCACCGTTCTCGTCGGCGGAGTGGGCGGCGCCCGCTTCCTACTCGGGGCGCAGCGTCTGCTCGGCCTGGGCCAGTTTGCCACACCCGACGACAACGCGCGCCACGAACTGACCGCAGTGGTCAACATCGGCGATGACGCCTGGATCCACGGGCTGCGCATCTGCCCAGACCTGGACACCTGCATGTACACCCTCGGCGGCGGCGTGGACCCCCAGCGCGGCTGGGGCCATCGAGACGAAACCTGGCATGCCAAAGAGGAACTCGCACGTTACGGCGTCCAGCCCGACTGGTTCCAGCTGGGTGATCGAGACCTGGCAACCCATTTGGTGCGCACCCAGATGCTGCGGGCCGGCTACCCGCTGGCACAGATCACCACGGCACTGTGCGATCGCTGGCAACCGGGCGCGACGTTGCTACCGGTGAGCAACGATCGTTGCGAGACACACGTTGTGGTCACCGATCCGGCCGACCAGGCGCAGCGCGCGATCCATTTCCAGGAATGGTGGGTGCGCTATCGCGCTGAACTGCCAACGCACAGCTTTGCCTTCATCGGCACCGAAACAGCTAGCGCCACAACAGAAGTCGCGGCAGCGATTGCCGACGCAGATGTCGTCATGCTGGCGCCGTCGAACCCGGTGGTCAGCATCGGGGCCATCCTTGCGGTTCCCGGCATCCGCGCCGCGCTGCGGGCCACCCGCGCCCCGATCATCGGCTACTCCCCCATCATCGCCGGAAAGCCGGTGCGCGGCATGGCCGATGCCTGCCTTTCGGTGATCGGTGTGGACACCACCGCGGAGGCGGTCGGCCGGCACTACGGCGCCCGCGCCGCCACCGGTGTACTCGACTACTGGCTGGTCGCCGAGGGCGATCAGGCCGAAATCGACTCAGTCACGGTGCGATCGATACCGCTGCTGATGAGTGACCCGGAAGCGACGGCACAGATGGTGCGGGCCGGTCTCGAGCTTGCAGGCGTGACGGTGTGA
- a CDS encoding WhiB family transcriptional regulator, producing MGGTPHTTAGSVTVSPMEIARPHLSLVPDASAAFEPEPLPEPVDPPADQWQDRALCAQTDPEAFFPEKGGSTREAKKICLGCEVRHECLEYALAHDERFGIWGGLSERERRRLKRGIV from the coding sequence ATGGGAGGCACACCGCACACCACGGCCGGTTCGGTGACGGTGTCGCCGATGGAAATTGCCCGGCCGCATTTGAGTTTGGTTCCCGATGCGTCTGCCGCATTCGAGCCTGAACCGCTGCCGGAGCCGGTAGACCCGCCCGCCGACCAGTGGCAGGACCGCGCCCTTTGCGCGCAAACCGATCCCGAGGCTTTCTTCCCGGAGAAGGGTGGCTCCACCCGGGAGGCCAAGAAGATTTGTCTGGGCTGCGAGGTGCGGCACGAGTGCCTGGAGTACGCACTGGCCCACGACGAACGCTTCGGCATCTGGGGCGGCCTGTCCGAGCGCGAACGCCGCCGCCTCAAGCGCGGCATCGTCTGA
- a CDS encoding metallopeptidase family protein, which translates to MRGPLLPPTVPGWRSRAERFDMAVLEAYEPIERRWQDRLSELDIAVDEIPRIAAKDPHSVQWPPEVIADGPIALARLIPAGVDVRGNSTRARIVLFRKPIERRAKDTIELGELLHEILVAQVAIHLDVEPSVIDPTIGDD; encoded by the coding sequence TTGCGCGGCCCGCTGCTGCCGCCCACGGTGCCCGGCTGGCGCAGCCGCGCCGAGCGCTTCGACATGGCGGTGCTGGAGGCATACGAACCCATCGAGCGTCGTTGGCAAGATCGGTTGTCCGAACTGGACATCGCGGTCGACGAGATCCCCCGCATCGCGGCCAAGGATCCGCACAGTGTGCAGTGGCCGCCCGAAGTGATCGCCGACGGCCCCATTGCGCTTGCCCGGCTGATTCCGGCAGGAGTGGACGTCCGCGGCAACTCCACGCGGGCGCGAATTGTCTTGTTCCGCAAGCCAATAGAGCGACGGGCTAAAGACACCATCGAGCTTGGCGAACTACTGCATGAGATCTTGGTGGCCCAGGTGGCCATTCATTTGGACGTTGAACCCTCGGTCATCGATCCGACCATCGGCGACGACTAG
- a CDS encoding DUF3499 domain-containing protein produces the protein MNVPRRCCRPGCPHYAVATLTFVYSDSTAVIGPLATAREPHSWDLCVGHAGRITAPRGWELVRHAGPLPTHPDEDDLVALADAVREQGPTADASCAGATGAAHNGFSDQVMRHAGAHATAPSGGVLASPEHRSGRRRGHLRVLPDPSD, from the coding sequence GTGAACGTACCCCGTCGCTGCTGCCGGCCCGGGTGTCCGCACTATGCAGTGGCCACGTTGACGTTCGTCTACTCGGACTCGACTGCGGTAATAGGTCCGCTCGCTACCGCGCGGGAACCACACTCCTGGGACTTGTGTGTTGGTCACGCTGGCCGAATTACCGCCCCGCGCGGGTGGGAGCTCGTGCGCCATGCGGGCCCACTGCCTACCCACCCGGATGAGGATGACCTGGTCGCGCTCGCCGACGCCGTGCGCGAACAGGGCCCAACCGCGGATGCATCCTGCGCGGGTGCAACAGGTGCGGCACACAACGGATTCTCTGACCAGGTGATGCGTCATGCCGGAGCGCATGCCACCGCGCCGAGCGGTGGCGTGCTGGCTTCACCCGAACATCGCTCCGGCCGGCGCCGTGGACACCTGAGGGTGTTGCCCGACCCCTCCGATTAG